One window of the Nitrospira sp. genome contains the following:
- a CDS encoding sensor histidine kinase, with amino-acid sequence MSHINVPLLPLIIMLGVGLFSFDLYLPRGLGNGVLYGGLVILSFLLPYRKAPLITAAICSILDLGGIMLGSPIQPVPLWILVLNRLFSLTAIWLPLLFFLHRRRAEEALQLAHDDLEARVDARTHQLATLNQSLITEIAERKETERSLRASEAMLQARERQLQQNQEDLRALAGQLLTAQEEDRRRISRDLHDDVNQRLAMLTMDLRQMEKTPFTDPDHQRTEICRVSERLTAVSDDVRRMAYRFHPSILDDLGLVKAVRRLVDDFSAQTGIKSTYAYNDPVASLPAEVTICIFRVVQESLSNIARHARASHVEVELSCEEEKVDVCIHDDGMGFDVKQSSMPGGHLGLLSMKERARLAKGALEVTSTPGHGTRIRVEIPLAQGGRHA; translated from the coding sequence ATGTCTCACATCAATGTCCCCTTGTTGCCTCTCATCATCATGCTTGGCGTCGGCCTGTTCAGTTTTGATCTCTATCTCCCGCGTGGGCTAGGTAATGGAGTGCTCTACGGGGGACTGGTTATCCTCTCCTTTCTGCTCCCGTATCGAAAAGCCCCACTCATCACTGCGGCAATCTGTTCCATACTCGACTTGGGTGGCATCATGCTGGGCTCACCCATTCAACCCGTCCCGCTTTGGATACTTGTACTCAATCGACTGTTCAGCCTAACAGCTATCTGGTTGCCGTTGTTATTCTTCCTGCATCGCCGAAGAGCCGAGGAGGCACTCCAGTTGGCCCATGACGACCTCGAGGCGCGAGTGGACGCACGAACGCATCAATTAGCCACTCTCAATCAATCCTTGATAACCGAGATCGCCGAACGCAAAGAGACGGAACGGTCGTTGCGTGCGAGCGAAGCCATGTTGCAAGCCAGAGAACGACAACTTCAGCAGAACCAGGAGGATTTGCGAGCACTGGCAGGGCAACTCTTGACGGCGCAGGAGGAAGATCGTCGGAGAATCTCCCGCGACTTACACGACGACGTCAATCAACGACTTGCGATGCTCACAATGGATCTGCGGCAGATGGAGAAAACTCCGTTTACCGATCCTGACCATCAGCGGACAGAGATTTGCCGGGTTTCCGAACGCCTCACCGCTGTTTCTGACGATGTGCGTCGAATGGCCTATCGCTTTCATCCGTCCATCTTGGATGATTTGGGGCTGGTGAAAGCTGTGCGTCGCTTGGTCGACGACTTTTCAGCCCAGACAGGCATCAAGAGTACCTATGCGTACAATGATCCCGTCGCGTCGCTGCCGGCCGAAGTCACTATCTGCATCTTTCGGGTCGTGCAAGAAAGTCTCAGCAACATCGCCCGGCATGCTCGGGCTTCACATGTCGAAGTAGAGCTGAGCTGCGAGGAAGAGAAAGTCGACGTTTGCATTCATGATGACGGCATGGGGTTTGATGTCAAGCAGTCGAGCATGCCCGGTGGACATCTGGGATTGTTGAGCATGAAAGAGCGTGCGCGCTTGGCGAAAGGTGCTTTAGAGGTGACGTCGACACCGGGACACGGTACCCGTATCCGAGTTGAGATTCCACTTGCTCAAGGAGGACGCCATGCCTAA
- a CDS encoding response regulator transcription factor, with protein MPKPRVLLADDHRLVLEGFRRILEGQYELVGAVEDGRALLDIAKKLQPDIVILDLSMPLLNGIDATTRLRKICPSTKIIIVTMHADKDYVRSAFEAGASAYVLKRSAVDELEQAIQAVLAGRAYITSLITKDMIDAFLCKGSDTPTEARILTTRQREVLQLLAEGRTAKEIANLLNVSSRTVEFHKGQILLQLNLQTTADLIKYALTHGIVDAS; from the coding sequence ATGCCTAAGCCGCGCGTTCTGTTGGCTGACGATCACCGCCTCGTGCTGGAGGGGTTTCGTCGTATTCTCGAAGGGCAGTATGAGCTGGTCGGCGCCGTCGAAGACGGACGCGCGCTGTTGGACATCGCGAAGAAACTTCAGCCCGACATTGTGATTCTCGACCTGTCTATGCCGTTACTGAACGGGATTGATGCGACGACTCGACTGAGGAAGATTTGTCCGAGCACCAAAATCATCATCGTTACCATGCACGCGGACAAGGACTATGTCCGATCCGCGTTTGAAGCAGGAGCCTCGGCCTATGTGCTCAAACGTTCGGCAGTGGATGAATTGGAGCAAGCGATTCAGGCGGTGCTTGCGGGGCGTGCATATATTACGTCGCTGATTACCAAAGACATGATCGATGCGTTTCTTTGTAAAGGATCGGACACTCCGACTGAGGCACGCATTCTCACCACGCGTCAGCGGGAAGTGTTGCAGTTGCTGGCCGAAGGACGGACGGCAAAGGAAATTGCGAATCTTTTGAATGTTTCATCACGAACGGTTGAGTTTCATAAGGGCCAGATTCTGCTGCAGCTCAATCTGCAGACTACTGCAGATTTGATCAAATACGCTTTGACCCACGGGATCGTGGACGCTTCCTAA
- a CDS encoding efflux RND transporter permease subunit: MNKIVLIALRRPYTFVVMCILIILFGGLTVEHMPTDVFPNITIPVTSIVWIYSGMLPQKVEGRITYLFERFMTSTVEGIKYIRSQSYFGSSITNVYLQDNVDVGRAEADIVGIAQNVVKALPPDISPPMVMRLAPSSIPVAMLQISSDDMTPAELYNLTYMRIRPLLVTVPGIVLPHPYGGQDMQVMVNLDPQKMLARNLTPRDIHDILMKQYLVLPSGDVKISATDWIVQTNASPLKVNDFSDIPIKREGNAFVYLRDVASVRLMGRVQQNAVLVKGKQTVILVAMKSTEASTLDVVNGIKKMIPRAEAVSPAGVKIRLLSDASTFVKDAISDVLHEMLTAGALVGVIVLLLLGSWRATVIVWVSIPLSILTAIIGLHWLEETINVMTLGGLALAVGILVDDATVMIENIDRHIEMGKQLEQAIIDAANEIVVPTLVATLCIAIAWFPLFGLTGTAGYLFKPMAEAVMIAMIASFILSRTLVPTMAKYMLDAHSEKGSPHVATT, from the coding sequence ATGAACAAGATCGTTCTCATTGCACTCCGTAGGCCGTACACTTTCGTGGTCATGTGTATTCTCATTATCTTATTTGGAGGGCTGACGGTTGAGCATATGCCGACCGATGTCTTCCCGAATATCACGATTCCGGTCACCTCCATCGTCTGGATCTACTCCGGCATGCTGCCGCAGAAGGTAGAAGGGCGTATCACCTATCTGTTTGAACGGTTCATGACCTCGACCGTGGAAGGCATCAAGTACATCCGAAGTCAGTCTTACTTCGGGAGCAGCATCACCAACGTGTATCTGCAGGACAACGTAGATGTAGGGAGAGCCGAAGCCGATATCGTGGGCATTGCGCAGAACGTCGTCAAGGCGTTGCCGCCGGACATTTCCCCGCCCATGGTCATGCGTCTCGCGCCGTCCTCCATTCCGGTAGCCATGCTCCAAATCAGCTCCGATGATATGACGCCGGCGGAGCTCTATAACCTCACCTACATGCGCATTCGCCCCCTCTTGGTGACGGTCCCGGGAATTGTACTCCCTCATCCGTACGGGGGCCAGGATATGCAGGTCATGGTCAACCTCGATCCCCAGAAGATGCTCGCCCGCAACCTTACGCCGAGAGACATTCACGATATCCTCATGAAGCAGTACCTTGTACTGCCGTCTGGTGACGTCAAAATCAGCGCCACGGATTGGATCGTGCAGACGAATGCGTCACCCTTGAAGGTCAATGATTTTTCCGATATTCCCATCAAGCGGGAAGGTAATGCGTTCGTCTACCTGCGTGACGTGGCTTCGGTGCGTCTCATGGGACGAGTCCAACAGAACGCGGTGCTGGTAAAGGGCAAACAGACCGTCATTCTGGTCGCAATGAAGAGCACGGAAGCCTCGACCCTGGACGTGGTCAATGGGATCAAGAAGATGATCCCACGCGCCGAGGCAGTTTCTCCGGCTGGCGTGAAAATCAGACTTCTGAGCGACGCCTCGACATTCGTGAAGGATGCGATCTCCGACGTGCTCCATGAAATGCTGACGGCCGGCGCGTTGGTCGGCGTCATCGTGCTGCTGTTGCTCGGTTCCTGGCGGGCCACCGTCATCGTGTGGGTCTCGATCCCATTGTCCATTCTCACGGCGATCATCGGTCTGCATTGGCTCGAAGAAACAATCAATGTCATGACCTTGGGCGGTCTGGCTCTGGCCGTCGGGATTCTGGTCGACGATGCGACCGTGATGATCGAGAACATCGATCGCCATATCGAGATGGGGAAGCAGCTGGAACAGGCCATCATCGACGCCGCCAATGAGATCGTCGTCCCCACGCTCGTCGCGACCCTCTGCATCGCGATCGCGTGGTTCCCGCTCTTTGGGCTCACCGGGACTGCGGGCTATCTATTCAAGCCCATGGCGGAGGCGGTCATGATTGCAATGATCGCATCGTTCATCTTGTCGCGCACGTTGGTGCCGACCATGGCGAAATATATGTTGGATGCTCATTCTGAGAAAGGGTCACCACATGTCGCAACCACATGA
- a CDS encoding efflux RND transporter permease subunit gives MSQPHESQNHGHEQAAGSAFIRFQQGFERRFSQFRDRYGSLLEGAVAHRRSFVVVALALAMGSMALYLFLGRDYFPEIRSDVIQMHMRAPLGTRIEVSGRIATIVSEVIEKDLLPDKVENVVSNCGLPVGPHNLAFIPTPTIGSQDCDLTILLKDEKAPVWDYRQIIRRGLKERFPGTEFTFQPSDLTAKILNFGAPAPIDVEVNGPDTYPSYEFARKLMDKFREIPGTVDVGIQQTMRTPTMMVEGNRTFGLGVNRTLSDMAENLLMTTAGSQQVDQIYWLDPSTGMSYLINVYTPQPFTNSINSIKTVPVESSGSKEGSLNDRVQLLGNLANITPVGTPGVVTHGNIMPLFDIYVSTEGRDLGSVLADVEKIVEDMKDEKPRSAEVEIRGQASLMNDAYFELIFGLLGAIVLVYLLIVVNFQSWLDPFIIITALPGALAGIAWALFLTHTRLSEPALTGAIMCMGTGTANSILVVSYARDRLREHGDALRAAIEAGRTRFRPVLMTASAMILGMVPMATGYSQNAPLGRAVIGGLLAATIFTLFFVPCVYGIIYERRVAQIEKEHA, from the coding sequence ATGTCGCAACCACATGAGAGTCAGAACCACGGGCATGAACAAGCAGCGGGGAGTGCTTTTATCCGCTTTCAGCAAGGCTTCGAGCGCCGCTTCAGTCAGTTCCGAGACCGTTACGGCTCGCTGCTCGAAGGGGCGGTCGCTCATCGTCGTTCTTTCGTCGTCGTTGCACTCGCGCTCGCGATGGGCTCAATGGCCCTGTATTTATTCCTTGGACGCGACTATTTCCCGGAAATTAGATCGGATGTGATTCAGATGCATATGCGGGCACCCCTCGGCACACGCATCGAAGTGTCGGGGCGCATCGCCACCATAGTGTCCGAGGTGATCGAAAAAGATTTGTTGCCCGACAAAGTCGAAAACGTTGTGAGCAATTGCGGCCTCCCGGTTGGGCCGCACAATCTCGCGTTCATTCCAACTCCGACGATCGGCTCACAAGATTGTGATCTGACGATCCTTCTGAAGGATGAAAAGGCCCCCGTGTGGGACTACCGTCAGATTATCCGGAGGGGTTTGAAAGAACGTTTTCCGGGGACCGAATTCACGTTTCAGCCGTCTGATCTGACCGCTAAGATTCTCAACTTCGGCGCGCCCGCACCGATCGATGTGGAGGTCAACGGCCCTGATACCTACCCCAGCTACGAATTTGCCCGCAAGCTCATGGACAAGTTTCGAGAGATTCCCGGCACCGTGGACGTCGGCATCCAGCAGACGATGCGCACGCCGACCATGATGGTCGAAGGCAACCGCACATTCGGACTCGGGGTCAACAGAACCCTGTCTGATATGGCCGAGAACCTCCTCATGACGACCGCCGGCAGCCAACAGGTAGACCAGATCTATTGGCTCGATCCCTCGACCGGTATGTCCTACCTGATCAACGTTTATACGCCGCAGCCGTTTACCAATAGCATCAATAGCATCAAGACCGTCCCGGTCGAATCCTCTGGATCAAAGGAGGGGTCGCTGAACGACCGGGTGCAGCTGCTCGGCAACCTGGCGAACATTACCCCGGTCGGCACGCCCGGCGTGGTCACGCACGGCAATATCATGCCGCTGTTCGACATCTATGTCTCAACCGAAGGGCGCGACTTGGGAAGCGTACTGGCGGACGTCGAAAAGATCGTCGAGGACATGAAGGACGAAAAGCCTCGGTCGGCTGAGGTGGAGATTCGCGGCCAGGCTTCCTTGATGAACGACGCCTATTTCGAACTGATCTTCGGGTTGCTTGGCGCGATCGTGCTCGTCTATCTATTGATCGTCGTCAATTTTCAATCTTGGCTCGATCCCTTCATCATCATCACGGCTCTGCCGGGAGCACTAGCAGGTATAGCCTGGGCCCTGTTCTTGACCCATACGCGACTGTCGGAACCCGCGCTGACCGGTGCCATCATGTGCATGGGTACGGGGACCGCCAACTCGATCCTCGTCGTGTCCTATGCCCGAGACCGGCTCCGAGAGCACGGCGATGCGCTACGGGCGGCGATTGAAGCGGGACGGACTCGCTTCCGTCCTGTGCTCATGACGGCATCGGCAATGATCCTCGGGATGGTTCCCATGGCGACGGGCTATTCTCAAAACGCGCCGTTGGGCCGCGCCGTCATCGGCGGCCTGCTCGCGGCGACCATCTTCACCTTGTTTTTCGTGCCCTGCGTGTATGGCATCATCTATGAACGACGAGTCGCTCAAATAGAAAAGGAGCACGCCTAA
- a CDS encoding efflux RND transporter periplasmic adaptor subunit — translation MSNLRRKSLAIVPILLCLSYFGYRFYDGNLEAKTLRNETLKDAVPTVAVVTPKPVPGTESVTLPGNIVGWYEAPTYARVTGYVKMWYKDYGDTVKAGDVLAEINTPDLDAEYQQARADLDSERVKYTLADVTAKRWIAMRKNQAVSEQSITVQEQNRKAQAALVRAAEQKVKNIEAFIGFKKIVAPFDGVVIQRNINVGDLVTKEGNLSTPNVKTNLFTVAVVDKLRLFVNVPEAFGPFLNPGLTADVTVPQLPHRHFTFQFLTVAKGFDIGTRTATTVFTLDNKDRALWPGSYAQVQLTAPVDRQSFTMPSTALVFQEHSAQVAVVTGDDTVHLKDIKVAKLMDQLVEVEEGLSEKDRVINNPSAALLEGNKVRIVTPEPGYDLVNVLGLLPDHQSGPPSPRSTE, via the coding sequence ATGAGCAATTTGCGCAGAAAGAGTTTGGCGATCGTCCCAATTCTGCTGTGTTTGTCCTATTTCGGCTATCGATTCTATGACGGTAATCTGGAAGCCAAGACATTGCGCAACGAAACGCTTAAAGACGCCGTTCCTACCGTGGCTGTCGTTACTCCGAAGCCGGTTCCTGGGACCGAGAGCGTCACCCTCCCTGGCAATATCGTCGGTTGGTATGAAGCGCCGACCTACGCGCGCGTCACGGGGTACGTGAAGATGTGGTACAAGGACTATGGGGACACCGTGAAGGCCGGCGACGTTCTCGCCGAAATCAATACGCCGGATCTTGATGCTGAGTATCAACAGGCTCGTGCGGATCTCGACTCCGAACGCGTCAAGTACACCCTCGCTGATGTGACCGCGAAGCGGTGGATAGCAATGCGCAAGAATCAAGCCGTGTCCGAACAGTCAATCACGGTGCAGGAACAAAACAGAAAAGCCCAAGCAGCCCTCGTAAGAGCTGCAGAGCAAAAGGTCAAGAACATCGAGGCGTTCATCGGGTTCAAAAAGATCGTCGCCCCATTTGACGGTGTCGTCATCCAACGCAACATCAACGTCGGAGATTTAGTCACCAAGGAAGGTAATCTCAGCACTCCTAATGTGAAAACTAACCTATTTACAGTGGCCGTCGTCGACAAATTGCGTCTCTTTGTCAACGTGCCGGAGGCGTTTGGGCCATTCCTCAATCCGGGCTTGACGGCCGACGTGACTGTACCGCAATTGCCTCACCGGCATTTCACCTTCCAGTTTCTGACTGTCGCCAAGGGATTTGATATTGGCACGCGCACTGCAACCACGGTGTTCACGCTCGACAACAAGGACCGTGCGCTCTGGCCCGGCTCCTATGCCCAGGTTCAACTTACAGCGCCGGTCGATCGGCAATCCTTCACGATGCCATCCACTGCATTAGTGTTCCAGGAGCACAGCGCACAGGTAGCCGTCGTAACAGGCGACGATACAGTCCACTTGAAGGACATCAAGGTCGCCAAACTCATGGACCAACTGGTTGAAGTGGAAGAAGGGCTCTCGGAGAAGGACCGCGTCATTAATAATCCCAGCGCCGCATTGCTCGAAGGAAACAAGGTGCGAATCGTCACACCAGAACCTGGGTACGATCTCGTCAACGTCTTGGGGCTACTCCCAGACCATCAGTCCGGACCACCGTCGCCCAGGTCAACCGAATGA
- a CDS encoding FAD-dependent oxidoreductase — translation MVSLRYDDDLICIGSGSIDQYAAIQAAILGKRAVLGERRKTVGGVCVESGTILGKTFREAVLSFNSMTRHFEGHERYRYQRRAIAVQLLARVEAVMRRDVDVVVGQMRRNDVTLFHSDASFNDPSIVMVTTEDGNRSITAANILIAVEARLCVGGRRHLRRRNDSSSGDVPRLNQLPRHMALLGGGIIGVEYVSMFAALDSNITVLDKRTRLLELLDSKIVEELIHQMRSRYDTFLLGETVERLEIIGGMPRRVVLTLESGKRVVSDSILYAADRTGATECVNLPVTGFTEDKRGHLRVDAQFRIEVSHIFVVGDVAGYPGLASTSA, via the coding sequence ATGGTCAGTCTACGGTACGATGATGATCTGATCTGCATCGGAAGCGGGTCAATAGACCAGTATGCGGCCATCCAAGCCGCAATACTCGGTAAGCGAGCCGTACTCGGTGAACGTCGGAAAACCGTGGGGGGAGTTTGTGTAGAGTCCGGCACAATTCTCGGTAAAACCTTCCGTGAAGCTGTCCTCTCCTTTAATTCAATGACCCGTCACTTTGAGGGACATGAGAGGTACCGCTACCAACGTCGAGCAATAGCGGTACAACTCCTTGCACGAGTCGAAGCGGTAATGCGACGGGACGTAGATGTTGTTGTGGGCCAGATGCGTCGTAACGACGTGACCCTGTTTCACAGCGATGCCTCGTTCAATGATCCCTCCATCGTGATGGTCACCACGGAAGACGGCAACCGTTCGATCACCGCCGCCAATATTCTGATCGCGGTCGAAGCCCGTCTCTGTGTTGGCGGACGGCGTCACCTTCGGCGGAGAAATGATTCCAGCAGCGGCGACGTGCCTCGCTTAAATCAGCTTCCTCGACACATGGCTCTGCTGGGTGGCGGCATCATTGGTGTGGAGTACGTCTCCATGTTCGCAGCCTTGGACAGCAATATTACGGTCCTCGACAAACGGACCAGACTCTTGGAGCTCCTGGATTCAAAAATTGTGGAGGAGCTCATCCATCAGATGCGAAGCCGTTATGACACGTTCCTCCTCGGCGAGACCGTAGAACGTTTAGAGATTATTGGCGGAATGCCCCGCCGCGTGGTGCTGACCCTTGAGTCTGGGAAGCGCGTCGTCTCCGACTCGATTCTGTACGCCGCAGACCGGACTGGGGCTACGGAGTGCGTGAATCTACCAGTCACGGGTTTCACCGAGGACAAACGAGGTCACTTGAGGGTCGATGCACAATTTCGGATCGAGGTCTCGCATATCTTCGTCGTTGGTGATGTTGCTGGTTATCCAGGTCTTGCATCAACCTCGGCTTAG
- a CDS encoding transposase, with the protein MEGDHVQPHMVISPKYAVSRVVEILKSVTSRQLNEKSPHVLCNAY; encoded by the coding sequence GTGGAAGGGGACCATGTCCAGCCGCACATGGTGATCTCGCCGAAGTACGCGGTTTCAAGGGTCGTGGAGATCTTGAAGAGTGTGACGAGTCGGCAGCTGAACGAGAAAAGCCCACACGTATTATGCAATGCGTACTAA
- a CDS encoding efflux RND transporter permease subunit, translating to MKQPANRPSVTDIFIVHPVLAIVVNLVILLAGWKALTALPVQQYPKIENSLVVITTVYYGASAETIRGFISTPIERVVSAISGVDYVESTSRAGVSTVTVHLKLNHSSTAALAEVTARLQQVRAELPTEAEPATIEIQRADRPYASFYLSFSSSERTVPAVTDWLLRTLQPQLATLSGVQRVTFEGERQIAMRIWIDPDRLASFNLSPGDVQGALRRNNYLAAVGRTKGNLVQINLLANTDLRSTGEFEELIIADRDGAIVRLKDVARVEREAEEANIIAKYDETEGVYLGIWAVPGVNEIEVGHRLRDEIERIRPTLPSDIDMKLVWDSTMFIRNALTEISKTLSETILIVALVVFLFMGSIRTALVPLVAIPVSLIGAALFLAAFGFSLNLLTLLAIVLSVGLVVDDAIVVVENVERHVRLGRSRIEAAQVAARELLGPIVAMTITLATVYAPIGFQGGLTGSLFLEFAITLAVAVVLSGVVAITLSPVMSSRFVHPQGKEGRLTTFVNRRFEEARRIYARLLDGALTMHWGIVASAVVIMVAAWPLYHFSRLELAPVEDQNHISLFFEASPDSTVHATNHQHFQIVKAITAIPETDYTWSLTTAWGGFGGVVAKDWHDRARSTEAMYDDVYGAVLQVPGLRVFPRLDPPLPTPGQYDVELILESDAPAEQLLETVRALLGAGWQSGKFLYVDTDLKIDLPQARVVLDRERLADLGFDLAGIGRELGTMLGGAYVNRFNYFDRSYKVIPQLGDKDRATIDPLLDLKIKTPGGQLVPVSTFAHIETSTAPRTLNRFQQRNAVRIFGGLKPGVTKEEGLRVLEEAAVAVGPRIILDYAGESRQLRQEGSALTVTLGFAVVLIYLVLAAQFKSFRDPLIVLLGSVPLAISGALVVSFLDLTTINIYSQVGLITLVGLIAKNGILIVEFANQLQARGLSRLAAIREASLTRLRPVLMTSAATIFGHFPLVLATGPGAAARNSIGMMLVTGMTVGTIFTLFVVPVFYSLIAAQHQQNQRGAALEDVEGEKLTLAGAES from the coding sequence ATGAAACAACCGGCTAACCGTCCTTCTGTCACTGATATCTTCATCGTCCATCCGGTCTTGGCCATCGTCGTCAACCTCGTGATCCTCCTTGCCGGCTGGAAGGCCTTGACCGCCCTCCCTGTCCAACAATATCCCAAGATCGAGAACTCGCTGGTCGTCATCACCACCGTCTATTACGGCGCCAGTGCCGAAACCATTCGCGGCTTTATCAGCACACCGATCGAGCGAGTGGTTTCGGCGATCAGTGGTGTGGATTATGTCGAATCGACCAGTCGAGCGGGGGTCAGCACCGTCACCGTCCACTTGAAGTTAAACCACAGCAGCACCGCGGCATTGGCTGAGGTCACGGCACGATTGCAACAGGTGCGTGCGGAGCTGCCGACCGAAGCCGAACCGGCCACAATTGAAATACAACGGGCGGATCGCCCCTATGCCTCCTTTTATCTCAGCTTCAGTTCATCTGAGCGCACGGTACCCGCCGTTACCGATTGGCTTCTACGCACATTACAACCGCAACTAGCCACATTGTCCGGAGTCCAACGGGTCACGTTCGAGGGTGAACGGCAGATTGCCATGCGGATCTGGATCGATCCCGATCGCCTGGCCTCCTTCAATCTCTCCCCCGGCGATGTTCAGGGGGCACTCCGACGGAACAATTACCTCGCCGCCGTCGGCCGCACCAAAGGCAATCTGGTCCAGATCAACCTGCTGGCCAACACCGACCTTCGTTCGACCGGCGAATTTGAGGAATTGATCATCGCCGACCGAGACGGCGCAATCGTGCGGCTCAAAGACGTGGCGCGAGTCGAGCGTGAAGCAGAAGAAGCCAACATCATCGCCAAATACGATGAAACGGAAGGGGTCTATCTCGGCATCTGGGCGGTACCTGGCGTCAACGAGATCGAGGTCGGACACCGTCTACGCGACGAGATCGAACGGATCCGCCCGACCCTGCCAAGCGACATCGACATGAAACTCGTCTGGGACAGCACGATGTTCATCCGGAACGCCCTGACGGAAATCTCCAAGACTCTGTCGGAAACGATTCTGATCGTCGCACTGGTGGTGTTTCTCTTTATGGGATCAATCCGCACCGCCCTCGTCCCTCTCGTGGCCATACCGGTCTCACTCATCGGGGCTGCACTCTTCTTGGCCGCCTTCGGATTCAGCCTCAATCTCCTCACGCTTCTTGCGATTGTGCTGTCGGTCGGACTGGTCGTGGACGACGCCATTGTCGTCGTGGAAAACGTGGAGCGGCACGTACGCCTGGGCCGATCCCGAATTGAAGCTGCACAAGTGGCCGCACGTGAGCTGCTCGGTCCCATCGTGGCCATGACCATCACACTCGCCACCGTGTACGCTCCCATCGGCTTCCAAGGAGGGCTCACCGGATCGTTATTCCTCGAATTCGCGATCACGCTGGCCGTCGCGGTGGTGTTGTCCGGAGTCGTCGCCATCACCCTTTCACCGGTGATGAGTTCTCGATTCGTGCACCCGCAGGGCAAAGAAGGTCGGTTGACCACGTTCGTCAATCGACGGTTCGAGGAGGCACGGAGGATCTATGCCAGACTGCTTGACGGCGCCCTCACGATGCATTGGGGGATTGTGGCCTCTGCCGTCGTCATCATGGTCGCGGCCTGGCCGCTCTATCATTTCTCCCGCCTGGAGCTGGCTCCCGTGGAAGATCAGAACCACATCAGTCTGTTCTTCGAAGCCTCACCCGACTCCACCGTGCATGCGACCAATCACCAGCACTTCCAGATCGTCAAAGCAATTACCGCCATCCCCGAAACAGACTATACCTGGTCACTCACCACGGCATGGGGCGGCTTCGGCGGAGTGGTCGCGAAAGACTGGCATGATCGCGCACGTTCAACCGAAGCGATGTATGACGACGTCTATGGCGCCGTTTTGCAAGTTCCTGGACTGCGCGTCTTCCCCAGACTCGATCCGCCGCTCCCCACACCAGGACAGTACGACGTCGAGTTAATTCTTGAGAGCGACGCACCGGCTGAGCAACTGCTCGAAACCGTGAGAGCCCTGTTGGGTGCAGGATGGCAGAGCGGCAAGTTTCTCTACGTCGACACCGACCTCAAGATCGACCTCCCTCAGGCAAGGGTCGTGCTGGATCGTGAGCGGCTCGCAGACTTAGGATTCGATTTGGCCGGAATCGGTCGTGAGTTGGGCACCATGCTCGGTGGGGCCTACGTCAATCGATTCAACTACTTCGATCGGAGCTACAAGGTCATCCCGCAACTCGGTGATAAAGACCGAGCCACAATCGACCCGCTGCTCGATTTGAAGATCAAAACGCCAGGCGGTCAATTGGTGCCGGTGTCGACCTTCGCCCACATCGAAACAAGCACGGCCCCGCGTACCTTGAACCGATTCCAACAGCGCAATGCCGTCCGCATCTTCGGTGGCCTCAAACCGGGTGTCACCAAAGAAGAAGGCTTGCGGGTACTCGAAGAAGCAGCCGTGGCAGTCGGCCCACGAATCATCCTCGACTATGCCGGCGAGTCGCGCCAACTCCGTCAGGAAGGCTCGGCCCTCACCGTTACACTAGGCTTTGCAGTCGTCCTGATTTATTTGGTATTGGCTGCCCAGTTCAAAAGCTTCCGCGATCCACTGATCGTGCTTCTCGGCTCTGTCCCCCTCGCCATCTCAGGCGCACTGGTCGTCAGTTTTCTCGATCTGACGACCATCAATATCTACTCTCAGGTCGGCCTCATTACCCTGGTTGGACTGATCGCCAAGAACGGCATTCTCATCGTGGAGTTTGCCAATCAGCTACAAGCCCGTGGGCTGTCGAGACTCGCAGCCATCCGTGAAGCCTCCCTGACCAGATTGCGACCGGTGTTGATGACCTCAGCCGCCACTATCTTCGGTCATTTCCCACTGGTGCTCGCCACAGGGCCAGGGGCAGCAGCCCGCAACAGCATCGGTATGATGTTGGTCACAGGGATGACGGTGGGCACTATCTTCACCCTCTTCGTCGTCCCAGTGTTCTACTCGCTGATTGCCGCACAGCACCAACAGAATCAACGTGGTGCAGCGTTGGAGGATGTCGAAGGTGAGAAACTCACCTTAGCAGGAGCTGAATCCTAA